A genomic segment from Halorubrum depositum encodes:
- the dph5 gene encoding diphthine synthase, whose product MLTFIGLGLYDERSVTVEGREALRAADRVFAEFYTSRLVGADVDELEAYHGVEIEVRPREGVERDPEAILSAAADGDVAFCTAGDTMISTTHADLRLRAEERGIDTRVIHGVTAQSAASSLTGLQNYRFGKATTLPFPYAHGGDEVPESVVETIEANRERGLHTVVYLDIKVGTGPTGPDPEHEEYMTADVAAGLLADGWRDELAVVVARAGSPDAVVAADRLGALADREFGDPLHLLVIPGDLHHLEADALAGLAGAPAELVEE is encoded by the coding sequence ATGCTCACGTTCATCGGGCTCGGGCTCTACGACGAGCGGTCGGTCACCGTCGAGGGGCGCGAGGCCCTGCGCGCCGCCGACCGCGTCTTCGCCGAGTTCTACACCAGCCGGCTGGTCGGCGCCGACGTCGACGAGCTGGAGGCGTACCACGGCGTCGAGATCGAGGTCCGGCCGCGCGAGGGTGTCGAGCGGGACCCCGAGGCGATCCTCTCGGCCGCCGCCGACGGCGACGTCGCCTTCTGTACCGCCGGCGACACGATGATCTCGACGACGCACGCGGACCTCCGGCTGCGCGCCGAGGAGCGGGGTATCGACACCCGCGTGATCCACGGCGTGACCGCCCAGTCGGCCGCGTCGAGTCTCACGGGGCTCCAGAACTACCGCTTCGGCAAGGCGACGACCCTCCCCTTCCCGTACGCCCACGGCGGCGACGAGGTGCCGGAGAGCGTGGTCGAGACGATCGAGGCGAACCGCGAGCGCGGCCTCCACACCGTCGTCTACCTCGACATCAAGGTCGGAACCGGTCCGACGGGTCCCGACCCGGAACACGAGGAGTACATGACGGCCGACGTCGCGGCCGGTCTCCTCGCCGACGGCTGGCGCGACGAGCTGGCCGTCGTCGTCGCCCGCGCGGGCTCGCCCGACGCGGTGGTCGCCGCCGACCGGCTCGGCGCGCTGGCCGATCGGGAGTTCGGCGACCCGCTTCACCTCCTCGTGATCCCCGGCGACCTCCACCACCTCGAGGCCGACGCGCTGGCCGGACTCGCCGGGGCACCGGCCGAGCTCGTCGAGGAGTGA
- a CDS encoding 2-oxoacid:acceptor oxidoreductase subunit alpha: protein MTDDELIWRISGGSGDGIASTSQNFAKALMRSGLDVFTHRHYPSRIRGGHTYTEVRASADPVNSRGDGYNFLLALGDSFARNPQEEAVYGNEEIKPLSENLDELRQGGVIVYDEGLLDASEIPNFEERAEENDWHVYPLDLRGLARDMGREVMRNTAGVGATCALTGMDLDHVQDLMRDAMPEKILDPNLEILQTAYDQVREEYDVDAPDVGVPTGEHDETQLLMSGSDAISYGAIDEGCRFIAGYPMTPWTEVFTIMTKNLPKLGGISEQVEDEIAAAALAVGASHAGVKAMSGSSGGGFALMSEPLGLAEMTETPVVLVEAMRAGPSTGMPTKPEQSDLEHVLYTSQGDSQRVVLAPGTVEEAYEQSRIAFRLAYEYQIPSILLYDQKLGGEMTNVPKSHFDREPNPTLGKTLSEDALAEEPHSADGKFHRFQHDVEDGVSPRSIPGQKGGRFLATGNEHDPTGHIAESPDNRVAQIDRRTQKLEAIRADLDTVDTGSYAGPDDAQYGILTFGSQQGTVEEAVGRLNDAGVSVKSYGVSDMLPFPTEQVEAFVESVDEVLVVEMTASGQFRGLVQKNLGRYGEKLSSLLKYNGNPFEPAEIVDGFEAAIVEGDGDASGHQTTFVPAAGD, encoded by the coding sequence ATGACTGACGACGAACTCATCTGGCGGATATCGGGGGGATCCGGCGACGGGATCGCTTCGACGAGCCAGAACTTCGCAAAGGCCTTGATGCGATCGGGGCTCGACGTGTTCACGCATCGCCACTACCCGTCCCGCATCCGCGGCGGTCACACCTACACCGAAGTCCGCGCCTCGGCGGACCCGGTGAACTCCCGCGGCGACGGCTACAACTTCCTGCTGGCGCTCGGCGACTCGTTCGCCCGGAACCCGCAGGAGGAGGCCGTCTACGGGAACGAGGAGATCAAACCGCTCTCGGAGAACTTAGACGAGCTCCGCCAGGGCGGCGTCATCGTCTACGACGAGGGGCTCCTCGACGCCTCCGAGATCCCGAACTTCGAGGAGCGCGCCGAGGAGAACGACTGGCACGTGTACCCCCTCGACCTCCGCGGGCTCGCCCGCGACATGGGCCGCGAGGTCATGCGCAACACGGCCGGCGTCGGCGCCACCTGCGCGCTGACCGGGATGGACCTCGACCACGTCCAGGACCTCATGCGGGACGCGATGCCGGAGAAGATCCTCGATCCGAACCTGGAGATCCTCCAGACCGCCTACGATCAGGTACGGGAGGAGTACGACGTCGACGCGCCCGACGTGGGCGTCCCGACCGGCGAACACGACGAGACGCAGCTGCTCATGTCCGGGTCGGACGCCATCTCCTACGGCGCCATCGACGAGGGCTGTCGGTTCATCGCCGGCTACCCGATGACGCCGTGGACCGAGGTGTTCACGATCATGACGAAGAACCTGCCGAAGCTCGGCGGGATCTCCGAGCAGGTCGAAGACGAGATCGCGGCGGCCGCGCTCGCGGTCGGCGCCTCGCACGCCGGCGTGAAGGCCATGTCCGGCTCCTCCGGCGGCGGCTTCGCGCTGATGTCGGAGCCGCTCGGGCTCGCGGAGATGACGGAGACGCCCGTCGTCCTCGTCGAGGCCATGCGCGCCGGCCCCTCGACCGGGATGCCGACGAAGCCGGAGCAGTCCGACCTCGAACACGTCCTCTACACCTCTCAGGGCGACTCCCAGCGCGTCGTCCTCGCGCCCGGGACCGTCGAGGAGGCGTACGAGCAGTCGCGGATCGCCTTCCGGCTGGCCTACGAGTACCAGATCCCGTCGATCCTCCTGTACGACCAGAAGCTCGGCGGCGAGATGACGAACGTCCCCAAGAGCCACTTCGACCGCGAGCCGAACCCGACGCTCGGGAAGACCCTGAGCGAGGACGCGCTGGCGGAGGAGCCGCACTCGGCCGACGGGAAGTTCCACCGGTTCCAGCACGACGTCGAGGACGGGGTCTCTCCGCGCTCGATCCCCGGCCAGAAGGGCGGTCGCTTCCTCGCGACCGGCAACGAGCACGACCCGACCGGCCACATCGCCGAGTCGCCGGACAACCGCGTCGCGCAGATCGACCGGCGGACCCAGAAGCTGGAGGCGATCCGCGCCGACCTCGACACGGTCGACACGGGTTCGTACGCCGGCCCCGACGACGCCCAGTACGGCATCCTCACCTTCGGGAGCCAGCAGGGCACCGTCGAGGAGGCCGTCGGGCGCCTCAACGACGCCGGGGTCTCGGTGAAGTCGTACGGCGTCTCCGACATGCTCCCGTTCCCGACCGAGCAGGTCGAGGCGTTCGTCGAGAGCGTCGACGAGGTCCTCGTCGTCGAGATGACCGCCTCGGGGCAGTTCCGCGGGCTCGTCCAGAAGAACCTCGGCCGCTACGGTGAGAAGCTGTCGAGCCTGTTGAAGTACAACGGGAACCCGTTCGAGCCGGCGGAGATCGTCGACGGGTTCGAGGCCGCTATCGTCGAGGGCGACGGCGACGCGTCCGGCCATCAGACCACCTTCGTCCCAGCCGCAGGTGACTAA